In Haematobia irritans isolate KBUSLIRL chromosome 1, ASM5000362v1, whole genome shotgun sequence, a genomic segment contains:
- the LOC142240775 gene encoding uncharacterized protein LOC142240775 isoform X1, whose amino-acid sequence MNTSQTSSSPKCRVCKERHFLKYCSKFLGMPVSERRVIIREKGFCYNCLCTGHTRELCPSRSRCLVCQNNHNTLVHVDSKPSSRQNNSSGLRKRTSADNRHKDGPVKRRERPSSRSRSHFNERLSHRSRTHVFLPTALARVVTSNGPAKARMLLSSGQAETIILQSLVDRLHLRTTKRDNLNYCIVNLESYHDPLVKIQITGVVQRSFHTTLPITTKEPKLKSIYDHITDLADPNFLQPTNIEILVANDQLPKILRAGLIQTSSNMPIAQSTVFGWAISGACQY is encoded by the exons ATGAATACCAG CCAAACATCCAGTTCGCCCAAATGCCGTGTCTGTAAGGAAAGACACTTTTTGAAATACTGTTCCAAGTTCCTAGGCATGCCCGTATCAGAGAGACGAGTGATAATAAGGGAGAAGGGTTTTTGCTACAATTGCTTGTGCACAGGGCACACGCGTGAATTGTGTCCTTCTAGGAGCAGATGTCTTGTATGCCAAAACAATCATAACACATTGGTTCATGTCGACAGTAAACCTTCATCACGTCAGAACAACAGCAGTGGACTTCGTAAGCGGACCTCAGCTGATAATCGCCACAAAGATGGGCCTGTGAAACGGAGAGAGAGACCCTCCAGCCGATCTCGCTCTCACTTCAATGAGAGGTTGAGTCACCGCTCCCGAACTCACGTTTTCTTGCCAACTGCGTTAGCACGAGTGGTCACGTCTAATGGCCCTGCAAAGGCAAGAATGCTGCTTAGCTCTGGTCAAGCGGAAACTATCATTCTACAATCATTGGTTGACCGATTGCATCTTCGCACCACCAAGCGTGATAACCTCAACTACTGCATCGTCAACTTGGAATCCTACCACGATCCATTAGTGAAAATTCAAATTACGGGCGTAGTACAGCGTAGCTTCCATACCACATTGCCTATCACGACCAAGGAACCGAAATTGAAAAGcatttacgatcatatcaccgaTTTAGCAGACCCTAACTTTCTCCAGCCTACAAACATTGAGATCCTGGTTGCCAATGATcagttaccaaaaattttgcgtGCAGGATTGATCCAGACCTCGTCCAATATGCCCATTGCCCAAAGTACGGTTTTCGGGTGGGCTATCTCAGGAGCATGTCAGTACTAA
- the LOC142240775 gene encoding uncharacterized protein LOC142240775 isoform X2, producing MPVSERRVIIREKGFCYNCLCTGHTRELCPSRSRCLVCQNNHNTLVHVDSKPSSRQNNSSGLRKRTSADNRHKDGPVKRRERPSSRSRSHFNERLSHRSRTHVFLPTALARVVTSNGPAKARMLLSSGQAETIILQSLVDRLHLRTTKRDNLNYCIVNLESYHDPLVKIQITGVVQRSFHTTLPITTKEPKLKSIYDHITDLADPNFLQPTNIEILVANDQLPKILRAGLIQTSSNMPIAQSTVFGWAISGACQY from the coding sequence ATGCCCGTATCAGAGAGACGAGTGATAATAAGGGAGAAGGGTTTTTGCTACAATTGCTTGTGCACAGGGCACACGCGTGAATTGTGTCCTTCTAGGAGCAGATGTCTTGTATGCCAAAACAATCATAACACATTGGTTCATGTCGACAGTAAACCTTCATCACGTCAGAACAACAGCAGTGGACTTCGTAAGCGGACCTCAGCTGATAATCGCCACAAAGATGGGCCTGTGAAACGGAGAGAGAGACCCTCCAGCCGATCTCGCTCTCACTTCAATGAGAGGTTGAGTCACCGCTCCCGAACTCACGTTTTCTTGCCAACTGCGTTAGCACGAGTGGTCACGTCTAATGGCCCTGCAAAGGCAAGAATGCTGCTTAGCTCTGGTCAAGCGGAAACTATCATTCTACAATCATTGGTTGACCGATTGCATCTTCGCACCACCAAGCGTGATAACCTCAACTACTGCATCGTCAACTTGGAATCCTACCACGATCCATTAGTGAAAATTCAAATTACGGGCGTAGTACAGCGTAGCTTCCATACCACATTGCCTATCACGACCAAGGAACCGAAATTGAAAAGcatttacgatcatatcaccgaTTTAGCAGACCCTAACTTTCTCCAGCCTACAAACATTGAGATCCTGGTTGCCAATGATcagttaccaaaaattttgcgtGCAGGATTGATCCAGACCTCGTCCAATATGCCCATTGCCCAAAGTACGGTTTTCGGGTGGGCTATCTCAGGAGCATGTCAGTACTAA